The Proteiniphilum propionicum genome contains the following window.
TTATCGAACGTCTTAACAACATTCCCGGAGTCTACTCGCCCATGCCGCAGGGTGCTTTTTACACTTTGGCAAAGCTACCAATTGACGATGCCGACGCCTTCTGTGCATGGTGCCTGTCCGATTTCCAGTATGAAGGACAGACTGTATTCATGGCGCCCGCAACTGGATTTTATGTGACTCCCGGACTGGGTAAAAACGAAGTACGTATTGCCTATGTCCTGAACAAGGAATATTTAGAAAAAGCCCTTACTGTACTGGAAAAAGCACTGGAGGCATACCAAAATACCCGATAATATTTATGAATGCGGAGCTGTTCATAGCGAGACGGATATACAAAGGAGACAAGAAGAACGACAAGCGTGTCTCGTCACCTGCCATAAAGATAGCCATTGCGGGCATAGCGCTGGGACTGGCAGTGATGATTGTATCGGTCTGCATTATAGTAGGCTTCAAAAAAGAGGTTCGCGCCAAGGTGATAGGCTTCGGTTCTCACATTCAGATCACAGCTTTCGACAACAACTCCTCATATGAGCATGTGCCTATAGCTTTCTCCGATACGCTTGCGGCTACACTGGCTGCCAATCCCGATATCCGCCACATTCAAGAGTTTATCACCAAGCCGGCCATTATCAAAACCGATAAAGACTTCATGGGGGTGGTGCTGAAAGGGGTTTCCGAAAACTATGACTGGAGCTTTTTTCACAAAAACCTGCTGGAAGGCGACATCATTAATAAAAACGACACCGCCGCCGGCAACCAGGCTATCATATCAAAAGATATTGCAGACAAGCTGCAATTAAATATGGGGGACAACTTCACCTGTTATTTTGTCCAGGAACCTGTCCGGGCACGCAGGTTTAACATTATCGGCATCTATCAGACCAATTTCGAGGATTATGACAAGCTTTATGTCATCACAGAAAAGAATATACTCTCAACTATTAATGGATGGGACAATGATATGGTGAGCGGTATTGAACTGTTGGTGAAAGACTACAACAACCTGGACAAGACCTCCAGGGATCTTTTTTTCGACATGGCCTCATACAAAGACCGTCTAGGCAACAATCTCTACACACGATCAATTAAGGATATCAATCCCATGATTTTCAACTGGCTTAACCTACTGGATATGAATGTGTGGGTCATAGTAATACTCATGTTGGTGGTCTCCGGGTTTACAATGATCTCCGGCCTGCTTATTATCATTCTGGAACGGGCCAACATGATAGGCATGCTGAAATCGATGGGTGCAAGAGATTTCAGTATTCGCAAAGTATTTCTCTACCTCTCGGCCTTCTTGATAGGACAGGGCATGTTGTGGGGAAACCTGTTTGCTCTTCTCTTCTGCTTAGTTCAGGACCGGTTTCAGCTGCTGCGGCTCGACCCCTCTACCTACTATCTATCGGCGGTGCCGATAGATATAAACCCGTTATATATTATCCTTCTAAATATTGGTACCCTGATAGCTTCCCTGCTGATGATGACAGGCCCCTCCTATCTGGTGGCCAG
Protein-coding sequences here:
- a CDS encoding ABC transporter permease translates to MNAELFIARRIYKGDKKNDKRVSSPAIKIAIAGIALGLAVMIVSVCIIVGFKKEVRAKVIGFGSHIQITAFDNNSSYEHVPIAFSDTLAATLAANPDIRHIQEFITKPAIIKTDKDFMGVVLKGVSENYDWSFFHKNLLEGDIINKNDTAAGNQAIISKDIADKLQLNMGDNFTCYFVQEPVRARRFNIIGIYQTNFEDYDKLYVITEKNILSTINGWDNDMVSGIELLVKDYNNLDKTSRDLFFDMASYKDRLGNNLYTRSIKDINPMIFNWLNLLDMNVWVIVILMLVVSGFTMISGLLIIILERANMIGMLKSMGARDFSIRKVFLYLSAFLIGQGMLWGNLFALLFCLVQDRFQLLRLDPSTYYLSAVPIDINPLYIILLNIGTLIASLLMMTGPSYLVARITPAKSIRFE